In the Enterococcus saigonensis genome, one interval contains:
- a CDS encoding metallophosphoesterase, protein MKFFTSDTHYFHQDLLGDNDFAPRPFKDIQTMHELMINNWNSVVKETDRVYHLGDIAMHPDYEAGYPEILTLLSRLNGQIIFIKGNHDHRTFFKFLEKNNATLPNGQLKFQFADVGIIIKFNHHQYYLTHYPLLLGVTKNIRNLHGHVHHYSVPIKENINVGVDAPEIDFLPEKLPFGTPLSENQIDFIAAKKAEELRSWENK, encoded by the coding sequence ATGAAATTTTTTACATCCGATACTCATTATTTCCATCAAGACTTACTTGGAGACAATGATTTTGCTCCAAGACCTTTTAAAGATATTCAAACGATGCACGAGTTAATGATAAACAATTGGAATTCTGTGGTTAAAGAAACTGATCGTGTCTATCATTTGGGAGATATTGCAATGCATCCGGATTACGAGGCAGGTTATCCTGAAATTTTAACTTTGTTATCTCGTTTGAATGGTCAGATAATTTTTATTAAAGGAAATCATGATCATCGTACCTTTTTCAAGTTTTTGGAAAAAAATAATGCGACATTACCGAATGGTCAGCTCAAATTTCAGTTTGCAGATGTGGGTATTATCATTAAATTTAATCATCATCAATACTATTTAACTCATTATCCGTTACTTTTGGGAGTTACTAAAAATATTCGTAACCTCCATGGGCATGTTCATCATTATAGTGTCCCTATCAAAGAAAATATCAACGTCGGCGTGGATGCTCCTGAAATTGATTTTTTACCAGAAAAATTACCGTTTGGGACACCTCTTTCAGAAAATCAAATTGATTTTATTGCAGCTAAAAAAGCAGAAGAATTGCGAAGTTGGGAAAATAAATAG
- a CDS encoding SpaA isopeptide-forming pilin-related protein: MFTWRPKATTNKNYLISNSFLKVDYKVEVHGSNQLVWTFHYEKNTGTTATQFAIKLSDTTVIHDMTGDNFFRENDWLKEKNESKETLGTMKGQGEFTFTTTIDAQPTIHFDLLQKDTKANYTLAAAEQTHQLTNPHQKAEKQVTEETLTAIKPKAATPITINMPTDLSGWPIDKVSFETKQGNEDWQSIEGIQPPFIFPDTSVRVHYHFNLDEFFLTPAGAKIKKDIDANEGKERNFEFSFEISGDIYLEADIKENLTIDGEKRGEFTITKNGGEDGENHLWTVTFNNENWNKENVQGEMNLTSLIVIKEVTENIDIMINKDAEIKETIQIQPVKNEYSLQKGVSKEPRKITIEKEDYHLVEWEITVTPGRDKKDPSKFLPIKDLRIIDEDITTLYPDSGSKAGFYLVPEALASKISQLTNFELFKLTMEVEGEEKELQAGKDYKLTYDKINDSKFSLVFYNWNDRIDTLITGPVKIQYTTILKDNHPSEVRNMAQSNIGGAHKLDATAKTEYYYDDLKKTAVSKGNGIIEWTVVYHRENKEKIDFVDELDDGIIDFSTLKVFAEIGKGQQLFPSITTTPEEYRDLITLEESNEKQFKLSFSEKIPKGRYILTYRSTHKDTKGQTLVKNKISGGDLTANYGTFTSLAVEKNVIKQILFGEEVESNFEDKTIFWSASVMTVPNAGEILINDAALRLKEGKFYKNGLAYYLNEAAKLKSEEELVTGGKFDKGINQRYLKEKGIIVAYQNGNGEFEEIPAKDITFIIDNGKLVTTDEAIKVDPDSGIAFQSDALKTGEKAAGFQLKIDGKHAGKKIWLAIATNYGNTQELIPQMPISNYLFNTIEALQGTYQGHADANTTWTNNVQVADALRKRGTLNVENSSVTWEILANTRGYAINAGDKIVDHMNVWSFDDNTTSLIQRMTLQDMQELVIYRLETTNDNEKNSSDDWYHDYKEEKLVVGEDYSIIPLKNDGKKWSEIPITDQTKDTLAQGFAISFKKNMGYAAFKISFSTQLDKTIMAAEKGNKNQILNTAALVTTSGTTKTSASVVYTKKASGVYKSAGEFDAETTEIPWTAVVNPEGAQLHNLVIEDSSQDQDIIPGKIKLYYGNLETIKEGNNYWKPQISKESEVASELYQLDYENDSFKITFIQDFVVETPLIIEYSGKPKKADQSYIENRIKINWGEKVTNSHVEKVEIRNISASGTISGDSRMLTIKKHSRSNEEALAGAKFILEKKNGDVWQKVNVSQAEDVTSNSGLLSFTGLKSGAYRIKEIQAPKGYQLFAKYAYFKLNQMKPVITDAAGNEEDSLKEHYYFATSENNLNVTLNVANEESPPLNFEAKKILQGAKGKAVFNFRIETVTDGAIAAYGYAEIKPEEKEAEIKFYSTDKKEVLIQDWRKCLDRKTKYRLVEVDMPEEFLVKYYNDTDKKESNEFIFDEQTQVITFTVINSRPQGLMPSTGGIGTQFFVIVATFLSGGAGLLAFYYWWRNRKIN, from the coding sequence ATGTTTACTTGGCGACCCAAAGCTACAACTAATAAAAACTATTTGATTAGTAATAGTTTTTTGAAAGTTGACTATAAAGTTGAAGTACATGGCAGTAATCAATTGGTATGGACGTTTCATTACGAGAAAAACACCGGTACCACAGCTACACAGTTTGCAATCAAACTAAGTGACACCACCGTTATCCACGACATGACAGGAGATAATTTTTTTCGTGAAAATGATTGGTTAAAAGAAAAAAATGAGTCAAAAGAGACCTTGGGAACAATGAAAGGCCAAGGAGAATTTACGTTTACTACAACGATAGATGCACAGCCAACGATTCATTTTGATTTATTACAAAAAGATACAAAGGCAAATTATACTTTAGCAGCAGCCGAACAAACCCATCAATTGACAAATCCGCATCAAAAAGCAGAAAAGCAAGTAACTGAAGAAACATTAACAGCAATAAAACCAAAGGCAGCTACACCAATTACGATAAATATGCCAACAGATTTATCAGGATGGCCAATTGATAAGGTTAGTTTTGAAACTAAGCAAGGCAATGAAGACTGGCAAAGTATAGAAGGTATTCAACCACCATTTATTTTCCCAGACACTTCAGTTCGCGTGCATTACCATTTTAATTTGGATGAATTTTTTTTAACACCCGCCGGCGCAAAAATCAAAAAAGATATTGATGCAAATGAAGGTAAAGAACGCAATTTTGAATTTAGTTTTGAAATTTCCGGAGACATCTATTTGGAAGCTGACATCAAAGAAAATTTGACAATTGATGGTGAAAAAAGAGGGGAATTTACCATTACGAAAAATGGGGGAGAAGATGGTGAAAATCATTTATGGACGGTCACTTTTAATAATGAGAATTGGAATAAAGAAAACGTCCAAGGTGAGATGAATTTGACTTCTCTGATTGTCATCAAAGAGGTAACTGAAAACATTGATATAATGATTAATAAAGACGCTGAAATTAAAGAAACGATTCAAATTCAACCGGTAAAAAATGAGTACAGTCTTCAAAAAGGGGTTAGTAAAGAACCACGGAAGATTACTATAGAGAAAGAAGATTATCATTTAGTTGAGTGGGAAATTACGGTTACACCTGGGCGAGATAAAAAAGATCCTAGTAAGTTTTTACCCATTAAAGACTTACGTATTATAGATGAAGATATAACGACTCTTTATCCAGATAGTGGTAGTAAGGCAGGATTTTATTTGGTACCAGAGGCATTAGCTTCAAAAATTAGTCAACTAACAAATTTTGAATTATTTAAACTCACAATGGAAGTTGAAGGCGAAGAAAAAGAATTACAGGCAGGAAAAGATTACAAACTTACGTACGATAAAATTAATGATAGCAAATTTTCTTTGGTATTTTACAATTGGAATGACAGAATTGATACGCTAATAACAGGTCCAGTAAAAATTCAATACACCACTATTTTGAAAGATAATCATCCCAGTGAAGTTAGGAATATGGCCCAAAGTAACATTGGGGGGGCTCATAAGTTAGATGCTACTGCCAAGACAGAATATTACTATGATGATTTGAAAAAAACAGCTGTTAGTAAAGGAAATGGTATTATTGAATGGACAGTCGTTTATCACCGAGAAAATAAAGAAAAAATTGATTTTGTTGATGAATTAGATGATGGAATCATCGACTTTAGCACGTTAAAAGTTTTTGCTGAAATTGGGAAAGGACAACAGCTATTTCCTAGTATTACTACTACACCAGAGGAATACCGCGATTTAATTACGCTTGAAGAGTCTAATGAAAAACAGTTCAAATTGTCTTTTAGTGAAAAGATACCAAAAGGACGTTACATTTTGACCTATCGAAGTACGCACAAGGACACTAAAGGTCAAACTTTAGTGAAAAATAAAATCAGCGGGGGTGATTTAACTGCAAATTATGGCACGTTTACCTCATTAGCCGTTGAAAAAAACGTAATCAAACAAATACTCTTTGGTGAAGAGGTTGAAAGTAATTTTGAAGATAAAACAATATTCTGGTCGGCTTCGGTGATGACGGTACCAAATGCAGGTGAGATTTTAATTAACGATGCGGCATTACGTTTGAAAGAAGGCAAATTTTATAAAAATGGTCTAGCTTATTATTTAAATGAAGCTGCCAAACTAAAATCAGAGGAAGAATTAGTAACCGGAGGGAAATTTGATAAAGGAATTAACCAGCGCTATTTAAAAGAAAAAGGAATAATTGTTGCATATCAGAACGGAAATGGTGAATTTGAAGAAATCCCAGCAAAAGATATCACTTTTATTATTGATAATGGCAAGTTAGTTACGACAGACGAGGCAATAAAAGTTGATCCGGATTCTGGCATTGCCTTTCAATCTGATGCATTGAAAACAGGAGAAAAAGCGGCTGGTTTTCAGTTAAAAATAGATGGAAAACATGCGGGTAAAAAAATCTGGTTAGCCATTGCTACAAATTATGGGAATACACAAGAACTTATACCGCAAATGCCGATAAGTAATTATTTGTTTAATACAATTGAAGCGCTACAAGGTACCTATCAAGGTCATGCCGATGCAAATACTACCTGGACAAATAATGTCCAAGTTGCTGATGCATTAAGAAAAAGAGGGACGCTGAATGTAGAAAATTCTTCTGTTACTTGGGAAATACTAGCAAATACAAGAGGATACGCTATTAATGCGGGCGATAAAATCGTCGATCACATGAATGTTTGGAGTTTTGATGATAATACGACAAGTTTGATTCAACGAATGACATTGCAGGATATGCAAGAACTTGTAATTTATCGGTTGGAGACGACAAATGATAATGAAAAAAATTCATCTGATGATTGGTACCATGACTACAAAGAAGAAAAGTTAGTAGTGGGAGAGGATTATAGCATAATTCCACTAAAAAATGATGGGAAGAAATGGTCTGAAATTCCGATTACAGATCAAACAAAGGACACCTTAGCGCAAGGATTTGCGATTTCTTTTAAAAAGAATATGGGATATGCTGCTTTTAAAATTAGTTTTTCAACTCAGCTTGATAAAACAATTATGGCGGCTGAAAAAGGAAATAAAAATCAAATCCTAAATACGGCAGCATTAGTAACTACAAGTGGTACGACTAAGACTTCTGCAAGCGTAGTGTACACAAAAAAAGCAAGTGGAGTTTATAAATCTGCTGGTGAATTTGATGCGGAAACAACGGAGATACCATGGACAGCTGTTGTCAATCCCGAAGGTGCTCAGTTGCATAATTTAGTGATTGAAGATTCTTCGCAAGATCAAGATATAATTCCTGGCAAAATAAAATTGTATTATGGAAATTTAGAAACGATAAAAGAAGGAAATAATTATTGGAAGCCACAAATAAGTAAAGAAAGTGAAGTTGCATCAGAACTCTATCAGTTGGATTATGAAAATGATAGCTTCAAAATTACCTTTATCCAAGATTTTGTCGTTGAGACGCCACTGATTATTGAATACAGTGGTAAACCAAAAAAGGCAGATCAAAGTTATATTGAAAATCGTATCAAAATTAACTGGGGAGAAAAAGTAACAAATTCACATGTTGAAAAAGTTGAAATTAGAAACATTAGTGCCTCTGGTACGATCAGTGGCGATTCTAGAATGTTAACTATTAAAAAGCATTCTCGAAGTAATGAAGAAGCTTTAGCTGGAGCAAAATTTATTTTGGAGAAAAAAAACGGCGACGTTTGGCAAAAAGTTAATGTCAGTCAAGCAGAAGACGTCACTTCTAATAGTGGTTTATTGTCTTTTACTGGGCTTAAATCAGGGGCTTACCGAATTAAAGAAATTCAAGCACCGAAAGGGTACCAGTTATTTGCAAAATATGCATACTTTAAGTTAAATCAAATGAAGCCAGTTATTACAGATGCAGCGGGCAATGAAGAGGATTCATTAAAAGAGCATTATTATTTTGCTACTTCAGAAAACAATTTAAACGTAACGTTAAATGTAGCAAATGAAGAAAGCCCACCGCTTAATTTTGAAGCAAAAAAGATATTACAAGGCGCAAAAGGAAAAGCAGTGTTCAATTTTAGAATTGAAACTGTAACAGATGGTGCAATCGCAGCCTATGGTTACGCCGAAATTAAACCAGAAGAAAAAGAAGCAGAGATTAAATTTTATTCAACAGATAAAAAAGAAGTACTAATTCAGGATTGGCGCAAGTGTTTAGATAGAAAAACAAAATACCGTCTTGTAGAGGTTGACATGCCAGAAGAGTTTTTGGTTAAATACTACAACGATACTGATAAAAAAGAATCAAATGAGTTTATCTTTGATGAACAAACACAAGTAATCACGTTTACGGTAATAAATTCCCGCCCCCAAGGCTTGATGCCATCAACAGGAGGGATAGGGACGCAGTTTTTTGTCATTGTTGCTACTTTTCTAAGTGGTGGTGCAGGTCTCTTGGCTTTTTATTATTGGTGGCGAAATCGAAAAATAAATTAA
- a CDS encoding cysteine desulfurase family protein: MKEIYLDHAATTPIHPEVIQAMTEAMPIFGNPSSVHSFGRKAHEKLETSRQIIAKSLGVKAHEIIFNSGGTEGDNTAIIATALARQKNGRHLITTAIEHPAVLESMHYLETLGFEVTYLPVDESGQLALETLKNALRSDTILVSVMAANNETGNLLPIKEIGELLKDHPAVFHTDAVQAFGKIALNPYENNIDLFSISAHKINGPKGVGFLFKKDGVNLSSYLHGGEQEEKRRAGTENLMGIIGMAKAVEILTPDKQLENTLHYKKLAALLLTKLDEAQIAYRINGDRNHKLPHVLNLQLNNVDNNLLLMKLDLQGQAISTGSACTAGNIEPSHVLTAMYGKDSDAIHESIRVSFGFGNTEEDVTYFAEKLIAACQK; encoded by the coding sequence GTGAAAGAAATTTATTTGGATCATGCAGCGACAACGCCGATACACCCAGAAGTAATACAAGCAATGACAGAAGCAATGCCGATATTTGGAAATCCTTCTAGTGTTCACAGCTTTGGGAGAAAAGCCCACGAAAAATTAGAAACTAGCCGTCAAATAATTGCTAAAAGTTTAGGTGTCAAAGCCCATGAAATTATTTTTAACAGCGGAGGAACAGAAGGGGATAATACCGCAATTATTGCCACTGCTTTAGCAAGACAGAAAAACGGTCGTCACTTGATTACCACTGCAATTGAACATCCTGCTGTTTTAGAATCGATGCATTATTTGGAAACGCTAGGATTTGAAGTTACCTATTTACCTGTTGACGAAAGTGGACAATTAGCACTTGAAACACTAAAAAATGCGTTGCGTTCAGATACAATCTTAGTTTCAGTGATGGCAGCAAATAATGAAACTGGTAATTTGCTACCTATTAAAGAGATAGGTGAACTGTTAAAAGATCACCCAGCAGTCTTTCATACAGATGCGGTGCAGGCTTTTGGCAAAATTGCTTTAAATCCTTATGAGAATAATATTGATTTATTTAGCATTTCGGCTCATAAAATTAACGGGCCTAAAGGTGTAGGGTTTTTATTTAAAAAAGACGGTGTAAATTTATCCAGCTACCTTCACGGTGGAGAACAAGAAGAAAAACGTCGTGCTGGTACAGAAAATTTAATGGGAATTATAGGTATGGCAAAAGCCGTCGAAATTTTAACACCGGATAAACAATTAGAAAATACACTTCATTACAAAAAATTAGCGGCTTTATTATTAACTAAACTAGATGAAGCCCAAATTGCGTATCGTATCAATGGTGATCGGAATCATAAATTACCTCATGTTTTAAACTTACAATTGAATAATGTTGATAATAATTTACTGTTAATGAAATTAGACTTACAAGGGCAAGCAATTTCAACGGGGTCTGCTTGTACAGCAGGTAATATAGAACCTTCTCATGTTTTAACCGCTATGTACGGCAAAGATAGTGATGCAATTCATGAATCAATTCGTGTAAGTTTTGGTTTTGGGAATACAGAAGAAGATGTTACTTATTTTGCTGAAAAATTAATTGCTGCCTGTCAAAAATAA
- a CDS encoding aldo/keto reductase, with protein MEIAGEKIFPIGLGTWHMGDDVDKRIQELTALQVGLAQTNSTEKIAIDTAEMYGEGNSEKLVGRALHTIARENVYLISKVYPWNASKRQLPRSLEESLKRLQTDYLDLYLLHWTGEFPLAETVSALQAAKKSGYIKNWGVSNFDVADMQELWQVPDGQNCVVNEVLYNLGSRGIEFDLLPWMKKQQVPLIAYSPIAQGDRLGNQFLSDDLLQRIASDHFVSVFQLLLAWAIRDEKTLAIPQSSNKDHVLANLAAAKIQLSHQEWQEIAARYPAPTKKQPLAVL; from the coding sequence ATGGAAATTGCTGGTGAAAAAATTTTTCCAATTGGTTTAGGGACATGGCACATGGGAGACGATGTTGACAAGAGAATACAAGAATTAACCGCCTTGCAAGTTGGTTTGGCACAAACCAACTCAACTGAAAAAATTGCTATTGATACCGCTGAAATGTATGGAGAAGGTAATTCAGAAAAATTAGTAGGAAGGGCATTGCATACTATTGCGCGGGAGAATGTCTACTTAATTTCAAAAGTTTATCCGTGGAATGCCTCCAAACGCCAATTACCACGAAGTTTAGAAGAAAGTTTAAAACGATTACAGACAGATTATCTTGATTTATATTTGTTGCATTGGACAGGAGAGTTTCCACTAGCTGAAACAGTCAGTGCATTACAAGCAGCAAAAAAAAGCGGCTACATTAAAAATTGGGGTGTATCAAATTTTGATGTAGCAGATATGCAAGAACTTTGGCAAGTGCCAGATGGACAAAATTGTGTTGTAAATGAAGTCTTATATAATTTAGGTAGTCGCGGTATTGAATTTGATTTACTGCCTTGGATGAAAAAACAGCAAGTTCCTTTAATAGCTTACTCTCCAATTGCTCAAGGCGATCGTTTGGGCAATCAATTTTTATCAGATGATCTTTTACAAAGAATTGCTAGCGATCATTTTGTTTCTGTTTTTCAATTACTTTTGGCGTGGGCGATTCGTGATGAAAAAACATTAGCAATTCCCCAATCAAGTAATAAAGACCATGTATTGGCCAATTTAGCCGCAGCAAAAATTCAGTTATCTCACCAAGAGTGGCAAGAAATTGCGGCACGCTATCCCGCTCCCACTAAAAAGCAGCCTTTGGCAGTATTGTAG
- a CDS encoding ribose-phosphate diphosphokinase, with the protein MEEQYQDQSLKIFSLNGNEPLAEKIAAVFGTTLGQCAIKQFSDGEISISIEESVRGAHVYLIQATNQPVNDYYMELLIMIDAMKRASAKTINVVLPYYGYARQDRTARPHEPITAKLVANMLQEAGATRILTLDLHTVQVQGFFDIPVDNLFTMPLFAKYYREKKMFGDDFVVVSPKNSGVNRTRSLAEYLNTTLAIVDQEESDENGGYVIGDVQGKTCIMVDDILNTGNTFKVAARLLKEAGAKEVYACASHALLSPPAKENLESADITDICVTDSCLTDESRHPNNLTYITCGELMGEAVKRIHENTPMSPLFRLEEKDFA; encoded by the coding sequence ATGGAGGAACAATACCAAGATCAATCGTTGAAAATTTTTAGCTTGAATGGAAATGAGCCACTAGCAGAAAAAATTGCTGCTGTTTTTGGCACAACGTTAGGGCAATGTGCGATTAAACAATTTAGCGACGGTGAAATTTCAATTAGTATTGAAGAAAGTGTGCGAGGAGCTCACGTGTATCTGATTCAAGCCACGAATCAACCTGTTAATGATTATTATATGGAATTGTTGATTATGATCGATGCAATGAAACGAGCAAGTGCTAAGACGATTAATGTTGTCTTGCCTTATTATGGCTATGCGCGTCAAGATAGAACAGCTAGACCTCATGAACCAATTACTGCTAAACTTGTGGCAAATATGTTGCAAGAAGCAGGTGCTACCCGAATTCTAACGTTGGATTTACATACAGTCCAAGTACAAGGTTTCTTTGATATTCCGGTGGATAATTTATTTACAATGCCACTATTTGCCAAATATTATCGTGAAAAGAAGATGTTTGGTGATGATTTTGTTGTGGTTTCACCTAAAAATTCCGGAGTTAATAGAACACGTAGTTTGGCAGAATATTTAAATACGACATTGGCAATTGTTGATCAAGAAGAAAGCGATGAAAATGGTGGTTACGTAATCGGCGACGTGCAGGGCAAAACGTGTATCATGGTCGATGATATTTTAAATACTGGTAATACGTTTAAAGTTGCAGCCCGTTTATTAAAAGAAGCCGGTGCCAAAGAAGTTTATGCTTGTGCATCGCATGCTTTGTTATCGCCACCGGCAAAAGAAAACTTGGAAAGTGCTGATATCACTGATATTTGTGTAACAGATTCGTGTTTAACTGATGAAAGCCGTCATCCTAATAATTTGACCTATATTACTTGTGGTGAATTAATGGGAGAAGCTGTCAAACGAATTCATGAGAATACACCGATGAGCCCATTATTCCGATTGGAAGAAAAAGATTTTGCTTAA
- a CDS encoding M13 family metallopeptidase yields the protein MNNLLKDDFYEYVNGDWMKSAVIPADKPATGGFQDLVDGIDQLLMTEFKDMLADKSKIPQGKMTDAIAYYELAKDYDLRNKLGAEPIQPLLAKIRDLKDYEDLNQQLVDWVLDGFPLPFTLTVDQDMKNTQQNVLFAYPADTILPDKTYYEKEHPQGSELLEVFANMTIAVLEEMGHDQKEAKKITQDALAFDRLIVPFVRSSEENADYSKNYNPRSFTEFCAYAPVLDLKDLVENLVNATPETIIVTEPDYFDALNNLLTEDNFTLLQNWLYIQTALGYTNLLSEKLRQLGSTYSRQLSGAPSAMPQEKAAFYLANGRFSQVVGRFYGTKYFGEKAKQDVEHMVQTMIGIYQDRLEKNDWLSKETRTKAITKLNKLGIQVGYPETIPAFYNKFDTISKADGGTLVANSRKFSRIVREDNFSRYGKSADRNEWEMSAATVNAYYHPFKNIIVFPAAILQAPFYSLEQSTSANYGGIGAVIAHEISHAFDNNGAKFDEYGNMNNWWSAADLNHFEKLSSKMIAEFDGIEFAGGKVNGTLTVSENIADAGGVSCALAAAKKEDDVSLEDFFTNWAKIWRTKAREQYQQLLLAIDVHAPAKLRANIQLQNIPEFFETYGIKAGDGMYKAPENRVHIW from the coding sequence ATGAACAACTTATTAAAAGATGATTTTTACGAATATGTCAATGGCGATTGGATGAAATCAGCTGTCATTCCCGCTGACAAACCGGCAACAGGAGGGTTCCAAGATTTAGTCGACGGCATCGATCAACTCTTGATGACAGAATTTAAAGATATGCTCGCAGATAAAAGCAAAATCCCACAAGGAAAAATGACTGACGCTATTGCATATTATGAATTAGCTAAAGATTATGATTTGAGAAATAAACTAGGAGCTGAGCCGATCCAACCATTGTTAGCTAAAATTCGTGATTTAAAGGACTACGAAGATTTGAATCAACAGTTAGTTGATTGGGTTTTAGACGGCTTTCCTCTGCCTTTTACTTTAACAGTTGATCAAGATATGAAAAATACACAACAAAATGTTTTGTTTGCCTATCCGGCTGACACTATTTTGCCTGATAAAACTTACTATGAAAAAGAACATCCACAAGGATCAGAATTATTAGAAGTATTTGCTAATATGACAATCGCGGTGTTAGAAGAAATGGGCCATGATCAAAAAGAAGCAAAAAAAATTACACAAGATGCTTTGGCTTTTGACCGCCTAATCGTTCCTTTTGTGCGAAGTTCAGAAGAAAACGCTGACTATAGTAAAAACTATAATCCTCGTAGCTTCACTGAATTTTGCGCTTATGCACCTGTTTTGGATTTAAAAGATTTAGTAGAAAATCTGGTTAATGCAACGCCTGAAACAATTATTGTCACAGAACCCGATTATTTTGATGCCTTAAATAATCTTCTAACAGAGGACAACTTTACTTTGTTACAAAATTGGCTTTATATTCAAACAGCTTTAGGTTACACCAATTTGTTAAGTGAAAAATTGCGTCAATTAGGTAGTACTTATTCTAGACAACTTTCTGGTGCGCCTAGTGCTATGCCGCAAGAAAAAGCTGCTTTTTATTTAGCAAATGGTCGTTTTAGTCAAGTAGTCGGACGCTTTTACGGCACTAAATATTTCGGTGAAAAAGCAAAACAAGATGTTGAACACATGGTTCAAACAATGATTGGCATTTATCAAGACCGTTTGGAAAAAAATGACTGGTTATCAAAAGAAACCCGCACCAAAGCCATCACAAAATTAAACAAATTGGGTATCCAAGTTGGCTATCCTGAAACTATTCCTGCTTTTTATAATAAATTTGATACCATCTCAAAAGCTGACGGGGGGACTTTAGTCGCAAACAGCCGCAAATTTAGTCGAATTGTTAGAGAGGATAACTTTAGTCGCTATGGGAAAAGTGCCGATCGAAATGAATGGGAAATGAGTGCGGCTACTGTAAATGCATACTACCATCCTTTCAAAAACATTATCGTTTTTCCCGCTGCAATTTTACAGGCACCATTTTATAGTTTAGAGCAATCTACTAGTGCTAACTATGGCGGAATTGGGGCCGTTATTGCACATGAAATTTCCCATGCTTTTGATAATAATGGAGCAAAATTTGACGAATACGGCAACATGAATAATTGGTGGAGTGCAGCAGATTTAAATCATTTTGAAAAATTATCTTCGAAAATGATTGCAGAATTTGACGGTATTGAATTTGCCGGGGGCAAAGTTAACGGAACCTTAACTGTCTCCGAAAATATCGCCGATGCCGGAGGAGTTAGTTGTGCTTTAGCTGCTGCTAAAAAAGAAGACGATGTTTCTTTGGAAGATTTCTTCACCAATTGGGCAAAAATTTGGCGTACAAAAGCACGAGAACAATACCAACAATTGCTACTAGCCATAGATGTTCATGCTCCAGCTAAATTGCGGGCAAATATTCAGTTGCAAAATATTCCTGAGTTCTTTGAAACTTACGGAATTAAAGCAGGCGATGGTATGTATAAAGCACCAGAAAATCGTGTGCATATCTGGTAA
- a CDS encoding DUF1831 domain-containing protein, translating to MAFQKKATVLGIEVMYQLNPDAKKYTLRDNGFKETNGGNFQLIQPLEATPQSKEGFKLKITVDKDIQTLKMSITTANGLKAVNIFKDPQHKMLQDKFYFLMDGFISRGLFEKVV from the coding sequence ATGGCGTTTCAAAAGAAAGCAACTGTTCTAGGTATAGAGGTAATGTATCAATTAAATCCAGATGCAAAGAAATATACGCTGCGAGATAATGGTTTTAAAGAAACAAATGGGGGGAATTTCCAATTGATTCAACCCCTTGAGGCAACTCCTCAAAGTAAAGAAGGTTTTAAACTAAAAATTACAGTGGATAAAGATATTCAAACTTTAAAAATGTCTATTACAACAGCTAATGGGTTAAAAGCTGTCAATATTTTTAAAGATCCGCAACACAAAATGCTACAAGATAAATTTTACTTTTTAATGGATGGCTTTATTAGCCGTGGTCTTTTTGAAAAGGTAGTTTAA